A genomic segment from Anas platyrhynchos isolate ZD024472 breed Pekin duck chromosome 5, IASCAAS_PekinDuck_T2T, whole genome shotgun sequence encodes:
- the ZFYVE21 gene encoding zinc finger FYVE domain-containing protein 21 isoform X2 translates to MSGSEAADAKKLVRSASGLRMVPELRAARSPFGLDEPPWVPDKECPRCMQCDTKFDFITRKHHCRRCGKCFCDKCCSKKVPLPRMCFVDPVRQCAECALISQKETEFYDKQLKVLMNGASFFVTLGTSDKSELMVCRLSNNQRYLVLDGNSHYEIEIVQISTVQILTEGFTPGGGNTRAIGMILQYKVPGSEELTQMKFTASEDYTSNKKLSASWLAAMHKATKLLYESRDQ, encoded by the exons ATGTCGGGCAGCGAGGCGGCGGATGCCAAGAAGCTGGTGCGCTCCGCCAGCGGGCTGCGCATGGTGCCCGAGCTGCGCGCCGCACGCAGCCCCTTCGGCCTCGACGAGCCGCCCTGGGTGCCCGACAAGGAG TGCCCAAGATGTATGCAGTGTGATACAAAATTCGACTTCATAACTAGAAAG CATCACTGCCGAAGATGTGGAAAGTGCTTCTGTGACAAATGCTGCAGTAAAAAAGTGCCTCTGCCTCGCATGTGTTTTGTGGACCCCGTGCGCCAGTGTGCTGAATGTGCCCTCATCTctcagaaagaaacagagtTTTACGACAAGCAGCTTAAAGTGCTCATGAATG gTGCTTCGTTCTTTGTAACTCTGGGAACATCTGATAAATCTGAGCTCATGGTTTGTCGACTTTCCAACAATCAGAG ATACCTGGTTTTGGATGGAAACAGCCACTATGAAATTGAAATTGTACAGATTTCAACTGTTCAGATACTTACAGAGGGATTTACTCCTGgag gaggtAATACTCGTGCCATAGGTATGATTCTACAGTATAAAGTACCAGGATCAGAGGAGCTAACACAGATGAAGTTTACAGCCAGTGAAGACTACACCTCTAACAAGAAGTTGTCAGCAAGCTGGCTGGCAGCTATGCATAAG GCAACAAAACTTCTTTATGAGTCTCGAGACCAGTAA
- the ZFYVE21 gene encoding zinc finger FYVE domain-containing protein 21 isoform X1 produces MSGSEAADAKKLVRSASGLRMVPELRAARSPFGLDEPPWVPDKECPRCMQCDTKFDFITRKHHCRRCGKCFCDKCCSKKVPLPRMCFVDPVRQCAECALISQKETEFYDKQLKVLMNGASFFVTLGTSDKSELMVCRLSNNQRYLVLDGNSHYEIEIVQISTVQILTEGFTPGEKDIHTYTSLLESQHITEGGNTRAIGMILQYKVPGSEELTQMKFTASEDYTSNKKLSASWLAAMHKATKLLYESRDQ; encoded by the exons ATGTCGGGCAGCGAGGCGGCGGATGCCAAGAAGCTGGTGCGCTCCGCCAGCGGGCTGCGCATGGTGCCCGAGCTGCGCGCCGCACGCAGCCCCTTCGGCCTCGACGAGCCGCCCTGGGTGCCCGACAAGGAG TGCCCAAGATGTATGCAGTGTGATACAAAATTCGACTTCATAACTAGAAAG CATCACTGCCGAAGATGTGGAAAGTGCTTCTGTGACAAATGCTGCAGTAAAAAAGTGCCTCTGCCTCGCATGTGTTTTGTGGACCCCGTGCGCCAGTGTGCTGAATGTGCCCTCATCTctcagaaagaaacagagtTTTACGACAAGCAGCTTAAAGTGCTCATGAATG gTGCTTCGTTCTTTGTAACTCTGGGAACATCTGATAAATCTGAGCTCATGGTTTGTCGACTTTCCAACAATCAGAG ATACCTGGTTTTGGATGGAAACAGCCACTATGAAATTGAAATTGTACAGATTTCAACTGTTCAGATACTTACAGAGGGATTTACTCCTGgag AAAAAGATATTCACACTTACACCAGCCTTCTGGAGAGCCAGCATATTACTGAAG gaggtAATACTCGTGCCATAGGTATGATTCTACAGTATAAAGTACCAGGATCAGAGGAGCTAACACAGATGAAGTTTACAGCCAGTGAAGACTACACCTCTAACAAGAAGTTGTCAGCAAGCTGGCTGGCAGCTATGCATAAG GCAACAAAACTTCTTTATGAGTCTCGAGACCAGTAA
- the XRCC3 gene encoding DNA repair protein XRCC3 isoform X1 translates to MPAHPPRAANRGRRRTSAANRVSLEGWGWSGVPCTPLWEREAHAQKEGPGSQPGNEGRARFGRSPAFRARALWQEMDWEQLELNPRVVAALRKVFINIPLISADIKSIKEVLNLSGADLQRLMKLSSADAECLLKTVSHSLRRNCVLTALQLYQDKDHFASQHQKLSLGCSVLDNLLKGGIPMVGITELAGESSAGKTQISLQLCLCVQYPYKYGGLESGAVYVCTEDAFPSKRLQQLIDQQHKLRADVPPEVIQKIRFGNNIFVEHAADLDTFHNCITKRISLLLKRGMVRLVVIDSIAALFRCEFGASDSVLKARYLQMFGAQLHSLSTRFSTPVVCINQVTDAVGESEAAQCGCSSVDNKVTPALGITWANHLLMRLMVSRVSQRDQLSGAVFHHTGNVRTLRVAFAPHLPPSFCCYTVELEGVKGIK, encoded by the exons ATGCCCGCCCACCCGCCGCGGGCGGCCAATAGAGGCCGCCGCCGCACTTCGGCGGCCAATCGCGTGTCGCTCGAGGGGTGGGGATGGAGCGGGGTTCCTTGCACGCCCCTGTGGGAACGCGAGGCGCATGCGCAGAAGGAAGGGCCGGGCTCGCAACCCGGAAATGAAGGGCGGGCACGCTTCGGCCGCTCCCCCGCCTTCCGCGCTCGAG CGCTGTGGCAGGAGATGGActgggagcagctggagctgaacCCCAGGGTGGTCGCAGCCCTGAGGAAAG tatttataaacattCCTCTAATTTCAGCTGACataaaatcaataaaagaagttttaaaTCTTTCCGGAGCAGACTTGCAAAGACTGATGAAACTGTCCAGTGCAGATGCAGAGTGTCTGCTGAAAACCGTCTCTCACTCGCTGAGGAGAAATTGCGTGCTTACAG CACTTCAGCTCTACCAAGATAAAGATCATTTTGCCTCCCAACACCAGAAGCTAAGCCTGGGATGTTCAGTACTAGATAACTTGTTAAAAGGTGGCATCCCTATGGTGGGAATCACAGAACTTGCTGGAGAAAGTTCTGCTGGGAAGACTCAAATTAGTTTGCAGCTATGCCTTTGTGTGCAGTACCCTTACAAATACGGTGGATTAGAGTCTG GGGCTGTCTATGTTTGTACAGAAGATGCATTCCCAAGTAAACGTTTGCAGCAACTCATAGATCAACAGCATAAGCTGCGTGCAGATGTTCCACCTGAAGTCATACAGAAGATCAGATTTGGAAACAACATCTTTGTCGAGCATGCAGCAGACCTA GACACCTTCCACAACTGCATTACTAAAAGGATTTCCCTGCTGCTCAAACGAGGCATGGTGCGGTTGGTGGTCATAGACTCTATTGCTGCGCTATTTCGGTGTGAGTTTGGAGCTTCGGATTCTGTTTTGAAGGCTCGATATTTGCAGATGTTCGGAGCACAGCTTCACAGTTTAAGCACGCGATTCAGCACTCCGGTTGTGTGCATTAATCAG GTGACCGACGCAGTGGGTGAGTCGGAAGCTGCTCAGTGTGGCTGTAG TTCAGTGGATAACAAAGTCACTCCAGCACTTGGAATAACCTGGGCAAATCACCTGCTAATGAGACTGATGGTCAGCCGAGTATCACAACGTGACCAGTTGTCTGGAGCTGTGTTTCACCACACTGGAAACGTGAGGACTTTAAGAGTGGCTTTTGCTCCTCATCTACCTCCATCCTTTTGCTGCTATACAGTAGAATTGGAAGGTGTGAAAGGAATAAAGTAA
- the XRCC3 gene encoding DNA repair protein XRCC3 isoform X3, translated as MPAHPPRAANRGRRRTSAANRVSLEGWGWSGVPCTPLWEREAHAQKEGPGSQPGNEGRARFGRSPAFRARADIKSIKEVLNLSGADLQRLMKLSSADAECLLKTVSHSLRRNCVLTALQLYQDKDHFASQHQKLSLGCSVLDNLLKGGIPMVGITELAGESSAGKTQISLQLCLCVQYPYKYGGLESGAVYVCTEDAFPSKRLQQLIDQQHKLRADVPPEVIQKIRFGNNIFVEHAADLDTFHNCITKRISLLLKRGMVRLVVIDSIAALFRCEFGASDSVLKARYLQMFGAQLHSLSTRFSTPVVCINQVTDAVGESEAAQCGCSSVDNKVTPALGITWANHLLMRLMVSRVSQRDQLSGAVFHHTGNVRTLRVAFAPHLPPSFCCYTVELEGVKGIK; from the exons ATGCCCGCCCACCCGCCGCGGGCGGCCAATAGAGGCCGCCGCCGCACTTCGGCGGCCAATCGCGTGTCGCTCGAGGGGTGGGGATGGAGCGGGGTTCCTTGCACGCCCCTGTGGGAACGCGAGGCGCATGCGCAGAAGGAAGGGCCGGGCTCGCAACCCGGAAATGAAGGGCGGGCACGCTTCGGCCGCTCCCCCGCCTTCCGCGCTCGAG CTGACataaaatcaataaaagaagttttaaaTCTTTCCGGAGCAGACTTGCAAAGACTGATGAAACTGTCCAGTGCAGATGCAGAGTGTCTGCTGAAAACCGTCTCTCACTCGCTGAGGAGAAATTGCGTGCTTACAG CACTTCAGCTCTACCAAGATAAAGATCATTTTGCCTCCCAACACCAGAAGCTAAGCCTGGGATGTTCAGTACTAGATAACTTGTTAAAAGGTGGCATCCCTATGGTGGGAATCACAGAACTTGCTGGAGAAAGTTCTGCTGGGAAGACTCAAATTAGTTTGCAGCTATGCCTTTGTGTGCAGTACCCTTACAAATACGGTGGATTAGAGTCTG GGGCTGTCTATGTTTGTACAGAAGATGCATTCCCAAGTAAACGTTTGCAGCAACTCATAGATCAACAGCATAAGCTGCGTGCAGATGTTCCACCTGAAGTCATACAGAAGATCAGATTTGGAAACAACATCTTTGTCGAGCATGCAGCAGACCTA GACACCTTCCACAACTGCATTACTAAAAGGATTTCCCTGCTGCTCAAACGAGGCATGGTGCGGTTGGTGGTCATAGACTCTATTGCTGCGCTATTTCGGTGTGAGTTTGGAGCTTCGGATTCTGTTTTGAAGGCTCGATATTTGCAGATGTTCGGAGCACAGCTTCACAGTTTAAGCACGCGATTCAGCACTCCGGTTGTGTGCATTAATCAG GTGACCGACGCAGTGGGTGAGTCGGAAGCTGCTCAGTGTGGCTGTAG TTCAGTGGATAACAAAGTCACTCCAGCACTTGGAATAACCTGGGCAAATCACCTGCTAATGAGACTGATGGTCAGCCGAGTATCACAACGTGACCAGTTGTCTGGAGCTGTGTTTCACCACACTGGAAACGTGAGGACTTTAAGAGTGGCTTTTGCTCCTCATCTACCTCCATCCTTTTGCTGCTATACAGTAGAATTGGAAGGTGTGAAAGGAATAAAGTAA
- the XRCC3 gene encoding DNA repair protein XRCC3 isoform X2 — protein sequence MPAHPPRAANRGRRRTSAANRVSLEGWGWSGVPCTPLWEREAHAQKEGPGSQPGNEGRARFGRSPAFRARALWQEMDWEQLELNPRVVAALRKADIKSIKEVLNLSGADLQRLMKLSSADAECLLKTVSHSLRRNCVLTALQLYQDKDHFASQHQKLSLGCSVLDNLLKGGIPMVGITELAGESSAGKTQISLQLCLCVQYPYKYGGLESGAVYVCTEDAFPSKRLQQLIDQQHKLRADVPPEVIQKIRFGNNIFVEHAADLDTFHNCITKRISLLLKRGMVRLVVIDSIAALFRCEFGASDSVLKARYLQMFGAQLHSLSTRFSTPVVCINQVTDAVGESEAAQCGCSSVDNKVTPALGITWANHLLMRLMVSRVSQRDQLSGAVFHHTGNVRTLRVAFAPHLPPSFCCYTVELEGVKGIK from the exons ATGCCCGCCCACCCGCCGCGGGCGGCCAATAGAGGCCGCCGCCGCACTTCGGCGGCCAATCGCGTGTCGCTCGAGGGGTGGGGATGGAGCGGGGTTCCTTGCACGCCCCTGTGGGAACGCGAGGCGCATGCGCAGAAGGAAGGGCCGGGCTCGCAACCCGGAAATGAAGGGCGGGCACGCTTCGGCCGCTCCCCCGCCTTCCGCGCTCGAG CGCTGTGGCAGGAGATGGActgggagcagctggagctgaacCCCAGGGTGGTCGCAGCCCTGAGGAAAG CTGACataaaatcaataaaagaagttttaaaTCTTTCCGGAGCAGACTTGCAAAGACTGATGAAACTGTCCAGTGCAGATGCAGAGTGTCTGCTGAAAACCGTCTCTCACTCGCTGAGGAGAAATTGCGTGCTTACAG CACTTCAGCTCTACCAAGATAAAGATCATTTTGCCTCCCAACACCAGAAGCTAAGCCTGGGATGTTCAGTACTAGATAACTTGTTAAAAGGTGGCATCCCTATGGTGGGAATCACAGAACTTGCTGGAGAAAGTTCTGCTGGGAAGACTCAAATTAGTTTGCAGCTATGCCTTTGTGTGCAGTACCCTTACAAATACGGTGGATTAGAGTCTG GGGCTGTCTATGTTTGTACAGAAGATGCATTCCCAAGTAAACGTTTGCAGCAACTCATAGATCAACAGCATAAGCTGCGTGCAGATGTTCCACCTGAAGTCATACAGAAGATCAGATTTGGAAACAACATCTTTGTCGAGCATGCAGCAGACCTA GACACCTTCCACAACTGCATTACTAAAAGGATTTCCCTGCTGCTCAAACGAGGCATGGTGCGGTTGGTGGTCATAGACTCTATTGCTGCGCTATTTCGGTGTGAGTTTGGAGCTTCGGATTCTGTTTTGAAGGCTCGATATTTGCAGATGTTCGGAGCACAGCTTCACAGTTTAAGCACGCGATTCAGCACTCCGGTTGTGTGCATTAATCAG GTGACCGACGCAGTGGGTGAGTCGGAAGCTGCTCAGTGTGGCTGTAG TTCAGTGGATAACAAAGTCACTCCAGCACTTGGAATAACCTGGGCAAATCACCTGCTAATGAGACTGATGGTCAGCCGAGTATCACAACGTGACCAGTTGTCTGGAGCTGTGTTTCACCACACTGGAAACGTGAGGACTTTAAGAGTGGCTTTTGCTCCTCATCTACCTCCATCCTTTTGCTGCTATACAGTAGAATTGGAAGGTGTGAAAGGAATAAAGTAA
- the XRCC3 gene encoding DNA repair protein XRCC3 isoform X5 — protein sequence MDWEQLELNPRVVAALRKADIKSIKEVLNLSGADLQRLMKLSSADAECLLKTVSHSLRRNCVLTALQLYQDKDHFASQHQKLSLGCSVLDNLLKGGIPMVGITELAGESSAGKTQISLQLCLCVQYPYKYGGLESGAVYVCTEDAFPSKRLQQLIDQQHKLRADVPPEVIQKIRFGNNIFVEHAADLDTFHNCITKRISLLLKRGMVRLVVIDSIAALFRCEFGASDSVLKARYLQMFGAQLHSLSTRFSTPVVCINQVTDAVGESEAAQCGCSSVDNKVTPALGITWANHLLMRLMVSRVSQRDQLSGAVFHHTGNVRTLRVAFAPHLPPSFCCYTVELEGVKGIK from the exons ATGGActgggagcagctggagctgaacCCCAGGGTGGTCGCAGCCCTGAGGAAAG CTGACataaaatcaataaaagaagttttaaaTCTTTCCGGAGCAGACTTGCAAAGACTGATGAAACTGTCCAGTGCAGATGCAGAGTGTCTGCTGAAAACCGTCTCTCACTCGCTGAGGAGAAATTGCGTGCTTACAG CACTTCAGCTCTACCAAGATAAAGATCATTTTGCCTCCCAACACCAGAAGCTAAGCCTGGGATGTTCAGTACTAGATAACTTGTTAAAAGGTGGCATCCCTATGGTGGGAATCACAGAACTTGCTGGAGAAAGTTCTGCTGGGAAGACTCAAATTAGTTTGCAGCTATGCCTTTGTGTGCAGTACCCTTACAAATACGGTGGATTAGAGTCTG GGGCTGTCTATGTTTGTACAGAAGATGCATTCCCAAGTAAACGTTTGCAGCAACTCATAGATCAACAGCATAAGCTGCGTGCAGATGTTCCACCTGAAGTCATACAGAAGATCAGATTTGGAAACAACATCTTTGTCGAGCATGCAGCAGACCTA GACACCTTCCACAACTGCATTACTAAAAGGATTTCCCTGCTGCTCAAACGAGGCATGGTGCGGTTGGTGGTCATAGACTCTATTGCTGCGCTATTTCGGTGTGAGTTTGGAGCTTCGGATTCTGTTTTGAAGGCTCGATATTTGCAGATGTTCGGAGCACAGCTTCACAGTTTAAGCACGCGATTCAGCACTCCGGTTGTGTGCATTAATCAG GTGACCGACGCAGTGGGTGAGTCGGAAGCTGCTCAGTGTGGCTGTAG TTCAGTGGATAACAAAGTCACTCCAGCACTTGGAATAACCTGGGCAAATCACCTGCTAATGAGACTGATGGTCAGCCGAGTATCACAACGTGACCAGTTGTCTGGAGCTGTGTTTCACCACACTGGAAACGTGAGGACTTTAAGAGTGGCTTTTGCTCCTCATCTACCTCCATCCTTTTGCTGCTATACAGTAGAATTGGAAGGTGTGAAAGGAATAAAGTAA
- the XRCC3 gene encoding DNA repair protein XRCC3 isoform X4, with protein MDWEQLELNPRVVAALRKVFINIPLISADIKSIKEVLNLSGADLQRLMKLSSADAECLLKTVSHSLRRNCVLTALQLYQDKDHFASQHQKLSLGCSVLDNLLKGGIPMVGITELAGESSAGKTQISLQLCLCVQYPYKYGGLESGAVYVCTEDAFPSKRLQQLIDQQHKLRADVPPEVIQKIRFGNNIFVEHAADLDTFHNCITKRISLLLKRGMVRLVVIDSIAALFRCEFGASDSVLKARYLQMFGAQLHSLSTRFSTPVVCINQVTDAVGESEAAQCGCSSVDNKVTPALGITWANHLLMRLMVSRVSQRDQLSGAVFHHTGNVRTLRVAFAPHLPPSFCCYTVELEGVKGIK; from the exons ATGGActgggagcagctggagctgaacCCCAGGGTGGTCGCAGCCCTGAGGAAAG tatttataaacattCCTCTAATTTCAGCTGACataaaatcaataaaagaagttttaaaTCTTTCCGGAGCAGACTTGCAAAGACTGATGAAACTGTCCAGTGCAGATGCAGAGTGTCTGCTGAAAACCGTCTCTCACTCGCTGAGGAGAAATTGCGTGCTTACAG CACTTCAGCTCTACCAAGATAAAGATCATTTTGCCTCCCAACACCAGAAGCTAAGCCTGGGATGTTCAGTACTAGATAACTTGTTAAAAGGTGGCATCCCTATGGTGGGAATCACAGAACTTGCTGGAGAAAGTTCTGCTGGGAAGACTCAAATTAGTTTGCAGCTATGCCTTTGTGTGCAGTACCCTTACAAATACGGTGGATTAGAGTCTG GGGCTGTCTATGTTTGTACAGAAGATGCATTCCCAAGTAAACGTTTGCAGCAACTCATAGATCAACAGCATAAGCTGCGTGCAGATGTTCCACCTGAAGTCATACAGAAGATCAGATTTGGAAACAACATCTTTGTCGAGCATGCAGCAGACCTA GACACCTTCCACAACTGCATTACTAAAAGGATTTCCCTGCTGCTCAAACGAGGCATGGTGCGGTTGGTGGTCATAGACTCTATTGCTGCGCTATTTCGGTGTGAGTTTGGAGCTTCGGATTCTGTTTTGAAGGCTCGATATTTGCAGATGTTCGGAGCACAGCTTCACAGTTTAAGCACGCGATTCAGCACTCCGGTTGTGTGCATTAATCAG GTGACCGACGCAGTGGGTGAGTCGGAAGCTGCTCAGTGTGGCTGTAG TTCAGTGGATAACAAAGTCACTCCAGCACTTGGAATAACCTGGGCAAATCACCTGCTAATGAGACTGATGGTCAGCCGAGTATCACAACGTGACCAGTTGTCTGGAGCTGTGTTTCACCACACTGGAAACGTGAGGACTTTAAGAGTGGCTTTTGCTCCTCATCTACCTCCATCCTTTTGCTGCTATACAGTAGAATTGGAAGGTGTGAAAGGAATAAAGTAA